Part of the Bacillota bacterium genome, GGTAAAATAAGGAGGTTATAATTAAAATGGGAAAAATTGCATTTATATTTCCAGGCCAGGGAGCTCAATACATTGGAATGGGTAAGGATATTGCCATGGAATATAAGAAATCCGATGCAGTTTTTGATGAAGCTTCACAAGCACTGGGTTTTGACATAAAAAAAATGATATTTGAAGGTGATGAAGAAGCTCTGAAAATTACCGAAAATACTCAACCTGCTATATTAACCACAAGTATCGCCTGCATGCAACCGTTGCTTGAAGAAGGCATTAAACCTGATGTTGCCGCAGGTTTAAGCATAGGAGAATATGCTGCACATGTTACGGCAGGTACTTTTTCATTTAAGGATGCTGCACGTATAGTAAGAAAAAGAGGAAAATACATGCAGGAAGCAGTACCGGTCGGTGTTGGCACTATGGCTGCCGTAATCGGCCTTGAGAATAATATTGTGGCTGAATGTTGTATTGAGGCTTCAAAAGAGGGTATTGTAGAACCGGCAAATTATAATTGCCCAGGACAGGTTGTAATAGCAGGAGAAGTAAAAGCAGTTGAGGCGGCAATGGAATTATGTAGCCAAAGAGGTGCTAAACGTACTGTAATTCTTAAGGTAAGTGCTCCGTTTCATTGTAGCCTGCTTGAATCTGCAGGTAAAAAACTTGCTCTTGAACTGGAAAAAGTAGAAGTAAATAATATGTCAATACCCGTTGTAAGTAATGTAAATGCTCAATATATAACAGATAAAGCATTAGTCAAAGATCTTTTGATAAAACAAGTAAGCAGCCCCGTGCTCTGGGAAGATTCGGTGAGAAAAATGATTGAAAATGGAGTTGATACCTTCATAGAAATCGGGCCGGGCAAAGTATTGTCAGGCTTTGTTAAAAAGATAAACAAGGATGTCGCGGTGTTCAATGTTGAAAACATTGAGTCTCTTAAGGAAACTTTAAAGGGGGTACAGAAAAAATGCAGTTAAAAGGGAAAACCGCAATAATTACCGGTTCCGCAAGGGGATTGGGAAAGGCAATAGCTCTCAAACTGGCGGAAATGGGAGCAAACATTGTTTTAAACGATATTCCATCATCAGATGCAATAGATTCTACAGCTGAGGAGTTTAGAGTTCAGGGGTACAATGTGGTGGTTACTAAGGGTGATGTAAGAAACCAGGAAGATGTCGAAAATATGGTCAACAAAGCCGTTGAAGCCTTCGGCAGTGTAGATATCCTGGTTAATAATGCAGGTATAACAAAAGATACCCTTATTATTAAAATGTCTGAAAAAGATTGGGATGATGTCCTTGACATTAATTTAAAAGGGGCATTTTTATGCACAAAGGCGGTTGCTAAAATCATGATAAAGCAAAGAAGAGGGAAAATAATAAATATCGCTTCTGTTGCGGGTGTTATGGGTAATCCTGGCCAGGCCAACT contains:
- the fabD gene encoding ACP S-malonyltransferase, which gives rise to MGKIAFIFPGQGAQYIGMGKDIAMEYKKSDAVFDEASQALGFDIKKMIFEGDEEALKITENTQPAILTTSIACMQPLLEEGIKPDVAAGLSIGEYAAHVTAGTFSFKDAARIVRKRGKYMQEAVPVGVGTMAAVIGLENNIVAECCIEASKEGIVEPANYNCPGQVVIAGEVKAVEAAMELCSQRGAKRTVILKVSAPFHCSLLESAGKKLALELEKVEVNNMSIPVVSNVNAQYITDKALVKDLLIKQVSSPVLWEDSVRKMIENGVDTFIEIGPGKVLSGFVKKINKDVAVFNVENIESLKETLKGVQKKCS
- the fabG gene encoding 3-oxoacyl-[acyl-carrier-protein] reductase; amino-acid sequence: MQLKGKTAIITGSARGLGKAIALKLAEMGANIVLNDIPSSDAIDSTAEEFRVQGYNVVVTKGDVRNQEDVENMVNKAVEAFGSVDILVNNAGITKDTLIIKMSEKDWDDVLDINLKGAFLCTKAVAKIMIKQRRGKIINIASVAGVMGNPGQANYSASKAGLIGLTKSTAKELASRGITCNAVAPGLIQSKMTDVLPEKIKENYLNNIPLGRFGTPEDVANVVGFLASPDSDYVTGQVIHIDGGLVM